In Paramormyrops kingsleyae isolate MSU_618 chromosome 18, PKINGS_0.4, whole genome shotgun sequence, the DNA window TGGCAGTAGATCTTAACAGCAGGTGGGACTTACTTGAATCCCAGGAACATGAActgcagccacatccaggagaAGACCAGCATGCAAAGCATGTTGGGAAAAGCAAAGCCGAACCAGCTGGCAAAGTTGATTATGTCTTTGTTATCTGGAAAAAGCCTGCAGCGGCAGGGAAATTACCTGTGTATGACTGTCATGCCTACAAATAAAGAACTGCTACAATTAAAAGTCTTTGTTTAAATGGAtgtcatttttctttagcttGCGGAAGAGCCAATTACAGAAGATCACTTGGAAACCAAGTTGGAAATAGGCATAATCGCTAAATGctacatttaattacatttacattaaatttTAACGTTATTACTCAGTTAACGCCTCAGCATCTAATGATGTGATTGTGTTAATATTCAACTAAATGGTGTCAGTTCTAGAACCTGGATCCGTCTCTGTGTATCTGATCAGAGATGACCCTGAAAGGCTGATTGCAGGAAGAGAGCTCACTCGTCCACTTGGCCCTTGAGGATGAGGTTGGGTGTGGTTCCTGTGAGTGTAGCTGTACCGCCGATGCTGGCTGCGTAGCACACACTGAGACTCAGTCCTTTGGATAGCTGTAAGTACTTCTCCTCTCTGGCCCGCGTCTTCTGCTCAGAGAAGCTGTCCACCACTTCTGTCTCCATCGCCTCATCTAAGTGGAACGGACCGTTATATCCCCGCATCTCCACTTCCCTCACCAATACAGGACTTTTCTTTCTAGAAGTTTCCCTCGCGAAAATTCCCTACAATCTATATTCTACTGCAATCTCTGTAATCAAGTCACAGCACTATGTGTAAAGTTGTACAAATGCTGAATACTGACTAACAGAAGAACTGTGTTCTTTAGGGACTGATCCGCTGAATCTATACAAGACCTGGACAAAGGCTGTTCCACAGCAATATCCAGCTCAAGCTATTTTTAATGTCCTGCACaatcattaaaatgaaaaaaggtaATGTCTTATGTTCAAGTTAACATAGAAAATGCATGAATTCTTTTGATTTATGCATGCATTTTCATAAAGGGGGATGTAAAATCTACCCATTCTTCTACCGGAGCTTTCATCGGACAATAATAACCTAAAACAGCCCCTGCTGACTTGGTCAAGCTCAGATTTGGCCTTCCATAGAAAATCACTGCACACGTCTGGTAAACCAGCACTTTCATTCTTTTGGAGATGCTTACGATGAAAAAGATGGCTAAAAAAGTGACTAATTTGCCGTGTAATTCAGTTATTATTCTGCTTTATGATGCAACGCTGCTCTTTTCAGAATTAAACGCATCTGGTAACATGGCATCATCCTGAGTAACCTCCCTCCTGTTCTCTGCTCCATCTCTAGGTGCAAAAGACAGTTGCTTGGGGCCCCTGAATTACCAACACTGTGCAGGAAGCGAAATGATCATCAGTTGTCTTGGAAGGTAAAGCTTTGCCAGGAGCCTCTGAAATAGCAGCACTAGCCCTGGATCTGTATCTCTGGTGGCCCGAGCTTGAGGGTGAGGTTCTTGCCTTTTTTCAAGTCCTGCAGGCTGACTTTCTGATCCATGACCAGGTCCGTCTGGAAGGCCAGGTTGTCATGGACAGACTGGCTGAGCTCCTGCTCGTCGGCCCGGGCCTCTGTGTcgctcagctgctgcaggacgGCCTGTGCGATGGGCAGCATCATGGCTGTGGAGGCCGTGTTGCTGATCCACATAGACAGGAAGGCTGTTACACCCATGAAGCCCATCATCAGCCTGGGAGAAGAACCAGTGGGTGGATCTTCATGTTTACAATGGGGCAAAATGGTGGTTAaggacagtgtttctcaacctggccctcggggacccccagacagtccacgttttcacTCCCTCCCCACTCCCAGCCGATCAGGAACACCCAGttcctggtacaggtgtgttgggagctgggagggaacaaaaacgggGACTGTTTGGGCTTCCCTGAGGCCtgctttgagaaacactggctgAGGAAACTTGCAGGTTCGAATCTCAGAAGAGGCACTAATTCACCCGTAGGAAAGGCATCAAACTAACTCAGCAAGCTGTGCTTGAGATGTAATGCATGtaccagaaaataaataataagtaaaaaaaaaaactatgtgtgtgagtgtgcatgtattTGTTGGTGTGTTTTCCTAAGGTTCTTGGGTGGTGTTTGAGATGAATGTCCACAGCGGCATAGTGAACACTCAGAAAACAGACCTTTAGATGTGTCCATACTATTAACATAGCTTGTTATTTAAATGAGCTTTCAAAAAGCTAAGCTTGTTATATACTTTCAAATGTTTTCAGTTTGGTTGAGGGCAAGCtaggtatccatccatccatccatccatccattttctgtacccacttgtcctatgcaggttTGGGGGACCTGAGGTACAGGGgccaaggcagagaacaacccaggatggggtgccaacccaacGCAGGGCATAAATAAACAaacgtgtgtgtatgtctgtgtgtgtgtgtgtatgtgtattgcCTGTATGAGTATGTGAGTGTGCATTTGGGCAAGCATGTCCATGTGAGTGCCAGTGCCCATGTCGGTGCCAGTGCCCATGTGAGTGCCAGTGCCCATGTGAGTGCCAGTGCCCATGTGAGTTCCAGTGCCCATGTGAGTGCCAGTGCCCATGTGAGTGCCAGTGCCCATGTGAGTTCCAGTGCCCATGTGAGTGCCAGTGCCCATGTGAGTTCCAGTGCATATGTGCATGTGTTTCGGGCTGGTCCATACAGTGCAGGTCTGACtcccaccagcagcagcacgcGAAGGGCGATGCGCCTGTGCAGTTCCCAGGACTCCACTGCAATGGCCACCAGCAGGCCACCAATGAACAGCATGTTGGAGTCCTTCAGGTACTGCACACAAACCTAAGGGAGGAAGCAGCGTGTGGGACCAGCGTGTGTAAGCAGCCTGTTGTTTTGGGTCCTTAAGCAGTCGCGGGTGAGACTGAAGTTTATTGAATGGCGGTAAGTACGTATGTCTGTGACCATGCAGCTTTAGTCTTGCTAGTTCTTCAGTTCACCTTCCTTTTGCACCATACCTCCTCAGACACCATGATGCCCATCGCAGGGAAGAGGATGACAGGAAGGAGTGCGGTGACAGCCAGTGGCATGCACTCCGTGCACCAGTACAGGGACATGAGGATGATGACGAAGCCACATTTTGCTTCCTGAATCATGACCAGAGGGTAGGATATCAAGTGAGTAAGTGAGTGAGCGAGCGAGTAAGTGAGTGATCAACAACTGTAAGTGAAGAAGCTGAAAACAGGAGTAACTTGCTGATTATGTGAGGGGGCGAATGGACAAATgaatgagtgaagaaaagggtTAGGAGAGATCCAAGGACATCGTCTTGATTACTCCATCAGTTAAAGGTCTACAACAATGCATAATGTAATTATgccgcattatgtaataactcgacaaaatataacaaattttaataataatagtaccTGCCTTTTGCAATAATCTGTGGCATTGTGTAATAGGCAGCTTGCCTGCAATATGTAATAAATTTCcctgcattttgtaataaattattACATATTATGGTGGTTATTACAAAATGCGGGAGTTGCACTTTTAATGATGAAAATCTATTACTGTGCATTATAAAATAAACAACCAAGATGGATGTCTTCACTGACAATCTgtcgagttattacataatACATTGTTACAAGGTCAAaatcacccccaccccaccccaaaaacatttaatattcataataataatgacacttgaGATTTATACAGTGCTTATCAAAACCCAAAAATATtaacaacataaaaaaacacaaagactgaacTAGAAGGTTTCAGAGAATACAAATGATTAAAGACGAGATCTGATGactgggagagagggagagatacAGATGTCAGAGGGAAGGAAATTCCAAAGACGAGGTGCCGCCCTAGAGAAGGCCTGGTCACCCAAGCTGTGGAGCTTGGAAGGAGGAACAACGTGGAGCCACGAGAGGATGATCTATGAGCATGAGAGAGTTGGTAGGGCAGGAGAAGATCAGACAGATAGGGGGGAGTGAGATTAATGAGGGTCTTATAGGTGAGGAGAAGGATGTTGAATCTGATGCGAAATTTCACAGGGAGCCAGTGCAGGTCAGGGAGAATGGGAGAGAGGTTCAGTGCAGGTGCGGACTGGCTATTGTGAAGTTTGGGAAATTTTAGGTATATCTCTAATGATCAGGAAACTGGGTAAGAAGGTTTCAGAAACATTCTGAAAGTAGCTGCACGGATCAAATGATTGCTTCAGAAAACTGTGCTCTTTACAGTTATAAACTAATGCCTCAATCCTTATTCCCTATATCTTGTTCCTTGTCTCATTCCTCATCACACTACACAAGTTCAATAGATGAACATTACTCCCTGTATTCAGCATTTTTTGTTTGCAATCTCTCCTGTTTGTTACAGATTTACTTCTCAGTCTGGCCtaaatattttcattacaaTGACAGGAGATACTTCTACTATATTCACAAACACAAGGTTTATTTGTTTCAGATAAATCGACAACTGCTTCttttgtacagtttttttttcaaagagAAGAAAAGTTCAGAGCACATTTACCGGAGTTTTGATGACCAGCGGTAGGGGCAGGAGGAGAAGTGGAATGATGAAGATGATCAGATAGTTTCGATGTGCCCACAGCCATTTCAAACAGCCCCCCATTGTGGAAACCTGGATCAAGCCAACATCTGAGAGACAGTCAGGCTCATCCAAGCCTGGGATATCATGATGGTCTGATACCTTATTGGGACCTACAGGATCCATCCTGCGCATTTATATATATCACAAGAGTGGAATTAAACATTAACCGGTGAAACAGAGCGTGGCATCACAAAAAACGAAGGTTTATGGTGTTTAAGATTACAGCTTTAAAGTGTTTTACAGAGCACTGCATTTGATTGACAAagacaggcacatacacacacgtgtgcgcTTATGGGCAGCAGTATATACTTCCACCTCTATCCCAGATTTTTTGCCAAACATACACAGAGTGCTTCTTCACTGGTGTAAATAGTACCTGAGATACATAGCAAGCAGGGCTTAGAATGAGCTcaatgctgccccctgcaggaccgAGATCAACCTTCCAAAAAGTTCTTCCTCGGACATCCATGGGCTCCTTGCAAAGTGAGCATCGCTCCCACTCTGTTAGAACACGTTCCTCTGAAAACTCAGCTGAAATCTTTTTTCATGATGTCCTCATCAACAGGTTTATGagagagttaaaaaaaaaaccgacAAGGTACAATTTAGAGGGAATCAGTCCGCTAAGGGTTTACCCTGAGACCCAGAATCATTTACCACAAGCCAGAAAACAATCAGGCTGGTGCTGGACAAAGAGCAGCGCTGAAATGGGTTAGGATCCTGTTACACGGGCCAGTCCCAGCATCCCTCTCTTTGTTTACGCTGTctgactgaaaggcagcattaTACAGGGGTATTCATGTTGAAAACGCAAAATATTTTTCTACAATCAGTACAAGCTATTTCAATTGTACTAGAGATTAAGATATTGATAACTATTTATATgtagtaaaataaaaatatatttatacatttctaaatatacattttttctaAAATAAGCTGTAATGTTTTTTCAAGCTGTGAAAAATATCTAGTACCTACACTCTTCGGTTTAATTTAAACAAGAATGCAAATATTATTTCTATTACTTTTTAGCTCAGTGTAAATATTAGATTAGATAACTTGTTTGCCTTTTTACTGTTGCCGTAGTGTTGTATAGTCAGTGACAGATAACCTCATTCTATTCAAGAAATAGAATGTTCTAGAACTACTGACAATTCAGTTAGAATGTACTAAAAATGTATGACTaataacacaaacacagctgGACGTTCTTATACATGTTATTCACACAATGACATTCACTTTGCCTGATTATCTGAGATTAAACACCATTTCTTAATGTGGAGTTTATCTCCACTTATTAGAGGCTCTTCATCATACAATacatacacaagacaagttggTACAGGGAATATTTTAGTGAATGAAATATGTACAATTTGACTACTTATTAACATGCATATTTGCGGCACAGCAGTTGCAGTAAGAAGGTAGTAGAAACAAAAGCTTCAAAAAACTATTTTGGAGCTTGATTTTGGTGCCTTCTGAGTTGGATCATTAATCTGCTTTGCAGAATGGGAGGGGTGTTTGCCTAGATGGTCAACAGACCACAGCTGCGCAGCTTATTGCAGAAAAATGTGCACTTTGACCCAACAAACCAACACAGAGCTTCTCAGTATCGGCTCATGGATGGCCAAAGTGCAGCACCCCAGAAGAAGGGAGCGGAAAACTCCCTGAGACCACCAATGAAAAATGTGGAGGACTTTTTGGGATCGCAAGCGTTGATCTCAAGGCTGCATGACTTCTTAAATTATGAGGTAATTGGCTgctagagttttttttttttagcaaaactGCCACTCTGACCCATAAATAAAGACTGAATCACATGTGCAGGCTCCCTGAACAGACCAGGGCAAAGCATTTCCTATGAGAGAATCCAAAACCTGTCAGCTTTAGAAGCAGCAGTGGATTGTTCAGGTCccaaaagtaaaaatccagaccaagattttgtttcaaccaatcaatTGAGTACtccgtgactgtgactcttgatgctcaactggttagttAGTACtaacttggtctggatttttacttcctggacctgaactatccacctctgtttAGAAGGAACCAAACCCAAGACACACCAGTATACCAACACCACATATTCATTAGAAGAGACCTAACCGAGATCTTCCTGTCATACATTTTGataataaattaatacaatTGGGATGGGCTCTGCCTTTGAggctggttcctcccaaggtttcttcctttgAGGGAGTTTTGTCCCTGTTGCCCCTAGCTTGCTCTCTGGGGGCACTAGGTagggttaatgtaaagtgtttgAGACAAAGTGTTGTTGTGAAAATGTACTGTATAAAataaattgattgattgattgatttattgaATTTTGGTCTTTTAAATGAATGATGGCAGGATGAttatgcagtcaggcaggtgaTTGCAATCCATCATTGGGCCCATAATAACTTCTACACGGAGATGTTGTCTCTGCAAAGACCCATAAATGTAATTCGAAATGCATTCCATGATTGACATTCCTGCACAGACTgtagacatgtgtgtgtgtgtgtgtgtgtgtgtgttatgtttatattacattgtggagaccaaatctaccccacaatgtgataaaaagctgttattttgcattgtggggaccatttttcagatcCCTACAAAAATCTGTCAccgcaatcaaaaaacaaaaaatctcatatttattttggttacttatggttaaggttagagctggttaggggttaaggtcgtcatgttgggactagtgttttccccatagaaatgaatggagagttcccacaaagatataattacaaacctgcatgcgtgtgtgtgtgtgtgtgtcagagagagagagagagagagagagagagagacttctCTGTAAAATGCTGCTTTGCATAAAATTCTGCTTTCTTTGGTGGATGAATGATAGAAATTAAAGACTGATGCAATTCAGCGTGTAAGAAAAAAGTCTTTTTACCATTTAGTAGTAGTTTTCCGTCCTTGTGAAAAACATACTGGCGATTTACAAGTCCcacataaaatgcaaaatgctgTTAAAGCTAAACTTTGACTCCTCTGCCCGTCCAAGATGATGTAACGTTGGGTCGATGTATCAAAATGACCCAAATGAAAGAATTGCACTGAAACTTGCGACCATGCGGTGACTCAGGCCAAGCTCTGGACACATGGCCACATCAGCGGGGTGCCGGTGCTGCTGAAATGCACGGTATCTGCCTGACATCTCAGGCATGTTTTACATGGTGTCGCATGTTTTATGCAAATGTCAGCCATGTGACTGTGACATGTACATCTGCATGGCAGTATGTCTAAAACTGTTCTACGGTTTTAATGCGAAGGTGCAAACAACAACAATGTGAGGCAATGTGTTGCTCAGTGGGTTGGGATGCCGTTCCTGTGATTGGATGGTTGCTGATTCAATCTCAAactcggcagagtgatgtcactgttatgCAAGGCCGATAACTTCAGATGCTACGGGGACTGTCAAACCCTTCACCGCTTTTGAGAAAttgtctactaaataaatagaATGTAAAACAAAAGCCTGCCGTGGTTGTGCTGATCATTTGAGTCTAACAGGTTAACGTGTTGGCAGCAACAGCCCACTGTGTGTGAGAGAACAGGAGGCTGTTCCTGCCTGATCAGGTGAACTTCAAACACCTGCACTGTTCTCTGAATGCATTTTCTCTGTGTAACATTCCTTCATGCCCAAATGTGGAGGTACAGGGCGATTTTTTATAACCTTTGGGGAAGATTAATGTTTAACAGAAGATAATTTTTATGCATACATATGAGAACTAACAAACTTATGATGACAGCttatttcatataaaaatgttatatatgGACCTGCTAATCCCTGTCACTGGCCTCATAATGTGAGTTATTGTTGTATGTCGCAATGCCAGCTTTACCCTCCTGAAGAAACACGCTTCTTGAAAAGGAGGAGTGCTATAAGGAAGGAGCATATGTTCCAGGAGAAACCAGTAAAATTTATCAGCTGGTTTCAACTGGTATTAAAGTGTTCAAATTACTCACGCACTGTTTCTGAGTCAAAGTAGTATGGACTCTACTAGCCACAGGATGTGAACCGACaactttctgatcacagacccagggtcctaacccacagagccatgGAACATCTccagggggggaaaaaacgtTTTGTCACAATGAAATGGGGGAACAATCTAAATGCAACCTTTGGGTTAACTGAAGGGGATTTATTATAAACCAAAATACAGATGAAACAAAAtaaaggaccatgaggggtcaaaaataGGGGTCTGGGATCGACATCAagcactctcattacttacacCGACAACAATGATGAATCAGCCAAGGGCCGACACATATATACAAAACTAACAAGGGACAGGTGCAAGTGATTGACATATTAGGAAGGGACAGGGtgaccagtgacacctgctggctaaacaGGAAAATGACAGACAGATCCTGACAGGTCTctctttttattttgaatttgaatgcAGCGTGAaagtttaacaaaaaaaatcacaaaggCAAGAAATACAAACTGTTATGAATACCaaataatacaaatacaaaaataatgcagtggcAGCTTTTCTGCATCTGGCATCTAGCCCAAGATAATTGGGAAATTGGCTCTCTCCAAAAATCTTTGGAATCTCTTGAAAATACGATATTTATTGTGCTAGCAACCCTCAGACTTCATCTCAGGGCTGTGTCACTCGGTTGTGGTGTCCCCTCTTGGCAGTTTGGACCAGACCCAGTGTCTTCAGGCCACGACTCCCCTCACTGTAACTGTCATTATGTTGCTGTTTAGCTGATGCTATCATCCAAAGCAACTTCCATTGGACTCTTTTGCTTTGGACAGTGTGAAATGACCTTCTTTTCTTTTCTGGAACCGGAACCTTTTTCCAGAGCCAGGGGCTTTTGATGAATTCATACTGCAGGAACTCAGCCTGATTTTAGTTCCTTGGAGGCAGTCCCAGAACCCTTTTTTAGTAAATTCTCCAGACTAAGTACTTTTTGTTCAAACACAAACTACTAGGGAGGCTCTTACAGCGacagcttgctgattggttgaccacaaacaCCGGCGTTAACTTGGAAGTTGCATGGAAGTGTAGAAAAAGAGATGTACCTCAGTTACATTCAGCGcatcaattaatacatttttttacttGCATCTCCATATTTTTGCATCAGAAATATCCACTGATAGCCAATATATTTTTATCTAATATTGGATAAAACAAATCCTATTTTTTACAGACAAAGCTGCACTTTGGTCAGTTTAATGATTACTTTCCTGAAATGTGGGAATCAGCCTACAGCAAACAATGGGAGGTTAGTGACTTTGGGAGCGATCGATTGACAGGGCAGACGATCTTATTCCCATTCCCGTCGCCCTGAGAGCCCAGTTCATGCTTATGTTCGCCTGGACAGGAGGCATGAAACCGGCACTGATCTTCCTGACCGCGGTGCTGGCCGTTGTTCAAGCCGCAGAAGGTAGGACAGCTCTGATTGGCCAGCTGGGGCATTTGGCTGCCTGTGGACCTTCTGATACAATGTTACTTGCTGCTAAACTATGTTATTTGCTGGTCTATCTTTACTAATGGGCTACTGTATTGTTATTCCTAATAAATTGCTCAATTTATTGGAATTACTTGCTACAATCAGGGCCGTAAGCAGGGTTTGGAAAAATAGTGAAAAATAGAGGTCCGGGACccagggatggggggtgggtCTCGACAATCACATTAATGATACCATCCCATTAATAAgctgtttattttgtattaattatcTATGTGAAACATTAGCCTAATTTTCTATTCATATGAATATTTagcttcaaattttatttttagttcttAAAAAATTACTGAGGTCCGGACCTCAGTGGCCTCATAGCTGACTACAGCCCTGGTTACAACTCGTTGCTAAGCTGTTAATAACAGACATGATTCGAAACTGGTTGTTTTTTCATTAGTTTGTAGCGATTGATAGTGGCCCATGTGCAGGTCCTGTCAGCGTAGGCcccgctagagattttgggccccaagAAAGCATTGTTGTGACCAGGTGAGCGACtggagagcgagcgagcgagcgagccgggaagcaggcaaagcaagccgaaaatgcaggcaaacggggtttattccagaagacaggaccggggaaagcacatcaacaaacatcaatgacagatctggggaagactgactcagacgcggactaaatgcagaagacaagccgacataacaaggaacagctgggcacgatcgggaaagcacacgtggataatgagggggcgtggcacacatcaggagcggacggagcagggcgtgacagaacccccccccaaaggcgcgcactccgggcgcgccagagaggaggcgacggacgagacgagaccggggaacaggacctgaaagacaaaaccaaaaaccatcaacgaagaacagggaacaagaccgaaacacagaacaagaacaaggaagaaacgaaagacaggacccgacaaagaacaggaaacgcggacaggcagacagagacaggagacacagaggggacagaaaacggaggaacaacagggcgaggagtgaacacaggagacaccgagggacgaggagcaaagacaggcgggacaaagggaccagaagggaacggaggagacacagagggacgaggagcagaaacaggcgggacggaaggaaagggaggaggaagcaggggagcccaagggaacccaggcgggcgagggaaggcagccgcaggggccgcaggcggaagggaggccggagcaggaggggaccacacaggggacaaggagacagacggagggaccgacaaaggaaacgaggagggagcaggagggaaccccggcgcaggcaggcagaagggggaagccgcaacaggcggaggcgcagccggagccagggaaggcgccgtccgacgcccagccgaagcg includes these proteins:
- the LOC111852929 gene encoding Na(+)/citrate cotransporter-like isoform X1 encodes the protein MGGCLKWLWAHRNYLIIFIIPLLLLPLPLVIKTPEAKCGFVIILMSLYWCTECMPLAVTALLPVILFPAMGIMVSEEVCVQYLKDSNMLFIGGLLVAIAVESWELHRRIALRVLLLVGVRPALLMMGFMGVTAFLSMWISNTASTAMMLPIAQAVLQQLSDTEARADEQELSQSVHDNLAFQTDLVMDQKVSLQDLKKDEAMETEVVDSFSEQKTRAREEKYLQLSKGLSLSVCYAASIGGTATLTGTTPNLILKGQVDELFPDNKDIINFASWFGFAFPNMLCMLVFSWMWLQFMFLGFNLKKSFGCGAKNAGDREAYQVMCEEYKKLGRMSFAEAAVLIIFILLVLLWFTREPGFIPGWATVLFNMDKQYVTDGTVAIFMSTLFFIIPSRLPSASCLRHSDAVDGDDSSRNGCEGESMKAPSTLLNWQVVHEKMPWNIILLLGGGFALARGSEKSGLSLWLGQSLAPLQQVPPFVICLLLCLLVGTFTECSSNSATTTLFLPILASMATAIHLNPLYVMLPCTICASMAFMLPVATPPNAIAFSYGKLKVMDMAKAGLGLNAIGVIMINIAINTWGTAMFHLDVFPSWANVTVTTP